A genomic window from Euleptes europaea isolate rEulEur1 chromosome 9, rEulEur1.hap1, whole genome shotgun sequence includes:
- the RPS3A gene encoding 40S ribosomal protein S3a — protein sequence MAVGKNKRLTKGGKKGAKKKVVDPFSKKDWYDVKAPAMFNIRNIGKTLVTRTQGTKIASDGLKGRVFEVSLADLQNDEVAFRKFKLITEDVQGKNCLTNFHGMDLTRDKMCSMVKKWQTMIEAHIDVKTTDGYLLRLFCVGFTKKRNNQIRKTSYAQHQQVRQIRKKMVEIMTREVQTNDLKEVVNKLIPDSIGKDIEKACQSIYPLHDVYVRKVKMLKKPKFELGKLMELHGEGGGAGKPSGDETGAKVERADGYEPPVQESV from the exons ATGGCGGTCGGCAAGAACAAGCGCCTCACGAAAGGAGGCAAGAAAGGCGCTAAGAAGAAAGT gGTTGATCCCTTTTCAAAGAAGGACTGGTACGATGTCAAAGCACCAGCAATGTTTAATATTCGAAACATTGGCAAGACACTGGTCACCAGGACACAGGGAACAA AAATTGCCTCCGATGGACTTAAGGGCCGTGTATTTGAAGTAAGTCTTGCTGACCTACAGAATGATGAAGTTGCATTCCGCAAATTCAAACTGATCACAGAGGATGTGCAAGGAAAAAACTGTCTGACAAATTTCCATGGCATGGATCTCACACGTGATAAAATGTGTTCGATGGTCAAAAAGTGGCAG ACAATGATTGAAGCCCATATTGATGTCAAAACCACTGATGGGTATCTTCTACGCCTTTTCTGCGTTGGCTTCACCAAGAAGAGAAACAACCAGATTCGCAAGACTTCCTATGCCCAACATCAGCAGGTCCGCCAGATTCGGAAGAAAATGGTGGAAATCATGACACGAGAAGTGCAAACAAATGACCTGAAAGAAGTTGTCAATAAGCT GATCCCAGACAGCATTGGTAAAGACATAGAGAAAGCTTGTCAGTCCATCTACCCTCTTCACGATGTCTATGTTCGGAAAGTCAAAATGCTTAAGAAGCCCAAGTTTGAAT TGGGCAAGCTGATGGAGCTGCATGGTGAAGGTGGTGGTGCTGGCAAGCCATCAGGTGATGAAACTGGTGCAAAGGTAGAACGAGCTGATGGGTATGAGCCCCCTGTGCAAGAGTCTGTCTAG